The Triticum aestivum cultivar Chinese Spring chromosome 6D, IWGSC CS RefSeq v2.1, whole genome shotgun sequence genomic sequence cATTGTTTTAACCTAAACAGAAGTGCCAAATACTAAACAATGACCATTGTTGTTATACTAGTGAACTATCTGCTAGAGATTCTACACCCATACTGAAAGCAATGTACGAGGCTACGAGCTGCCACCTTTTTGGCGCACCAGGGAGTTGGAGTGGCTGGAGGTCGAGCTGGGCTGCTAGACGTCGACGGGGCGGATCTCGACTGCGAGGGAGTCAGTCCATGGTGATGGAGTCGGCGCTGGACAGGTgggagggaatggggaatggtggagagagggaggaaggaggaaggaggagaggtacctggtcgccggaggggtcggggtcggggtcggcgaaggggtcgcGGTCGGGATCCGAGCTCTTCCGGGTCCTCGCTCGCCGCGNNNNNNNNNNNNNNNNNNNNNNNNNNNNNNNNNNNNNNNNgagaggtacctggtcgccggaggggtcggggtcggggtcggcgaaggggtcgcGGTCGGGATCCGAGCTCTTCCGGGTCCTCGCTCaccgcggtcgaaggagagcaggggccggtggcggagcACGGCAGGGCAGGCGggatgggcgcgtcggggccgcgctcgccggcgtGCAGGcacggcggacggagggggcggagcaagggggcggcggcgtacggttggggtcgaggagtgggggatctggcgagcgagggagggagggaggcgacagtgcgaggggaacaagtataaaaattctaatggcgcacctccccctggtgcgccataagtacgtcgattctaatggcgcacctcccctggtgcgccattagaattttgttttacttactagcccgactggtcaggttatatcccacctaaccctatctccatcagaacacgcccactagcccgactggttagcacgcagcacacacactaggaggtcctaggttcgattcccaggctccccaattttctttttatgcatttaaaatgctgtttgatatttatttgtgtttaaatatgttcaaacttgtttaaatcataacagtaatattttttttataaaaacagtaataatttttataaaaaatgcatttaaaatgctgtttgatatttatttgtgtttaaatatgttgaaacttgtttaaatcataacagtaatatttttttataaaaacagtaataatttttataaaaacagggtgcggggggtgctcggcggcggtggagcgggggagggtgcggtgggtcgtcgggggttgcggggggtgctctgtccttgtcgttaccggtgtaggattccatcgttaccccggagttctgataaccatcNNNNNNNNNNNNNNNNNNNNNNNNNNNNNNNNNNNNNNNNNNNNNNNNNNNNNNNNNNNNNNNNNNNNNNNNNNNNNNNNNNNNNNNNNNNNNNNNNNNNNNNNNNNNNNNNNNNNNNNNNNNNNNNNNNNNNNNNNNNNNNNNNNNNNNNNNNNNNNNNNNNNNNNNNNNNNNNNNNNNNNNNNNNNNNNNNNNNNNNNNNNNNNNNNNNNNNNNNNNNNNNNNNNNNNNNNNNNNNNNNNNNNNNNNNNNNNNNNNNNNNNNNNNNNNNNNNNNNNNNNNNNNNNNNNNNNNNNNNNNNNNNNNNNNNNNNNNNNNNNNNNNNNNNNNNNNNNNNNNNNNNNNNNNNNNNNNNNNNNNNNNNNNNNNNNNNNNNNNNNNNNNNNNNNNNNNNNNNNNNNNNNNNNNNNNNNNNNNNNNNNNNNNNNNNNNNNNNNNNNNNNNNNNNNNNNNNNNNNNNNNNNNNNNNNNNNNNNNNNNNNNNNNNNNNNNNNNNNNNNNNNNNNNNNNNNNNNNNNNNNNNNNNNNNNNNNNNNNNNNNNNNNNNNNNNNNNNNNNNNNNNNNNNNNNNNNNNNNNNNNNNNNNNNNNNNNNNNNNNNNNNNNNNNNNNNGGTGGAgcagggaagggtgcggtgggtcgtcggcggcggtggagcgggggagggtgcgggggggtcggcggcggcgcccggtggagcggggtagagggtgcggggggtgctcggcggcgaggggggccggatctggcgagctgggatagcgatcgagatggagggggatcgctagtaatggtgcactgttccctggtgtgccattagtagttttgcaaaaaaataaaaaataaaaaaatatagtagtggcgcactatgtggctagtgcgccgttactagttagaactagtaatggcgcactgtgtcctggtgcgccattagtatgtttggaaaaataaaataaaataaaatttgttactaatggcgcacggtttgtctggtgcgccattagtgttttcacacactaatggcgcaccagcacatagcaatggcgcaccacatgtctggtgcgccattagtggccattccatctttagccctttttctagtagtgcctgtTCCAGTTCACCCTGGTGCAGGGTGGCTCAGAGGTTGTTTGACAGACTCCACAAATCTTTTTTCCTTTTTGGCTGCAGAGCTAGGATGTGGGTGCCATCTATGAAGGCTGGGCTGCTTTGGAGATGCTCAAGCAGTAATCTTTTCAAAATGCTCCAGCGTGTGATGATGTTCATAAGAGTTTAAAATATTAACATCCAAAAAATCAAATCCAAGATTGATGGCCAGTGCATAAGTAGAACAACTTTGCAAACTGGCAACTGAAACAGAGTAAGATGGCAGAAAGAAGATGTTCCTTTGCACATGGCGCTTGTATCAGTCTGTCTCTCAATTAGTAGTAGCCAGATAAAAAAAAAGGTTGACTGGACTCTGCACCCTTGATTTTGAGAAGGATCTCTCTGCACGTTGCGTTGGAGAAAACAGTAGGTGGTTTGCCTACTGCATGTATGCTCAGTAAGGAAAATGATGTGGAATTCATAACAAGACTTACTTTTGCTTGTGGAAGACTGAGTTCAGCTTTTCTTTCAACACTTTCATGCATCTGTACCAGAAGCTCCAGGAGGTGTTGCTCTCTCAAAAAAGGCCAGGGCCTAATTAGGACTGCTGCACTTCAAATATGTAGAGACTGATTTCTGCAGGATTCGTCTTGATACATGTTTCACCACAcaaaaattattttgcaaactgTGTGAAAAGAAGTCATTCCTTGCTTCTTATGTCTGAAGTTCTTCGGCTGCCACATGGCTCTTCTATATCAGTTAGTAAACAAGGATTTTTCTTTTATGGGAGCTCTGCACCTTTGAGAAAACTGTAGGTGGTTTGCTTACTGCAAGCATGTTAAGGAGGGAAAATGTGAAAAGAGTTTATGGCAATCCAGCTGTGGAATCCAGAGCAAGGCTCCCTTTTGCTTGTGGAGTTCAGCTTGTCTTTCAACATTTCTATGCATCTGTAAAACAGTAAAAGGCTGGACACTCCTTCCTGTCCAAGAGACAAGAGTGATTATTGACTGCTTGCTTTAAGACTTTGACACAATATCAACAAAATCATATCCAAGATTAAATGCCAGGGCATAACTAGAAGAGTACGATTTCATAGCTTGCATCTCCTGCCCTTCCTTGGTTGTACCATTATTGGTTGGGATTCTGAGTTCCTAGACATTAATCTTGTGCACAAGGTTGGTTCCACATGTTCAATTACTCAAATCGAAAACCTAAGTGTTCCACATTTTATAGAGTAATCATGTACTTATTCAGTTAACCTGTCATCTCCTCAACCACGGCAAACAAGAAGGGCCGATCCGCCACAAAATCTACCAAATGCGGTGGTTCCTTTTTCTCAAACGCACTACCATCCATGCGTATGACCGTGGCAGCAACGGCCACGGTGCCTTGCTCGTCCACCTCGATGGCGGCCTTATGGTACACTCGGGAGATGGAGACCTGCCCATGCCCATCTCCGCTGCTCACCATGCCTGAGAAGTCGCCGACTTTGAAAGCCCTGGTGACACCAAGCTTTCCCATATCCGACGACGCCTCGAACTCGAAGGTGAACTTGAACTTGGGCACCATGAACCGCCCCACCGGAACCTTCTTCACCGGCTTGTGCTTCCTGATGAACTCTGGCGTCGACACCGCCTTGTCGTAGATATCGGCGAGACTGAGAGTGCCGCTGTCCGGGAGAAGAATAAGCATGTAGAATGCATCAGCTTGCCGCAGTACGTCGTTCTTGTAGGGCAGCTTGAGTGCCCTGAAGCCCGGGTAGAGCGCGATGTACTGTGACCGGCCTGTCGTCATGGACGGCACGCCCACGGTGGTGCCGCCTGGGACGTGGAACGGCGCCGTGAAGAGGTCGAACGGGTGAGACCACGCTCCTTTGAAGTAGAGCGCGTTGGCGAGCACGACCGCCGTGGACGAGTCGACGGAGCCGGGAGGGAGGATGTCGCGGATGAGCTGCTTCGTCGCGTCCGCCACGAAGGCGTTCACGCGCAGCCTCGCCTGCTCGGCCCCCGACACGAAGTCCACGGATTCCGCCGTGGCGCCGTACCGCGACGCGCCGGTGGCCGCGAACTCTAGCCTGAGCGCCCGCCTCCGGTCGACCCACACGCCGCAGGCGAAGGACGTCTGCGCTATGCCGTTGAGCCTGCCGACGAGCTCGTTCGATGGCGCGCGGTGCAGCTCGTTGAGCGACGCTGAACCGAGGAATCGCAGGAGCTCCCTACGCGTGTCGCCCCGCGCGCCTGCGGTCACCATGGCGAGCGCCGCGTGGATCGACAGCGGCGAGACGACGAAGTTGCTTCCCGTGCCGGCGGCCGCCCGGACGCCGACCTCCCTGGCGAGAGGCAGGCACGACGCATCGCGGACATTGAAACGAGGACGAGGAGGCGCGTCGGCGAACAGGGTCGAGCAGAGGCGCCATGCGGCGAACAGGGCCAAGCAGAGTACGACGGCCTTCCCGAAGGACGAAATCGGAATGGGTTTGCCGTGGGTTCGCGCCATCGCGGCAAGGTTTTCTATTGGTGTCCATCGGTCTATCAGATGATAAAGACGACGGGGGATGAGAGGAcgacgggaggcggcggccggcggcgagtgaTCCCTCCCGCTACCTGCGAGCTGGCGTGTCCGTGTGGGTTAGGGTTAGCGGGACAATGGACTAATGGGCTATTGGGCTATACTGGACATCAGGGATTTTTAACGAGATGGCCCGCGGAAATGCATGCAACATTCTAATGTTGTACTCCACTATGTTTTTGTAATACCAATAGCATGGCATTTGAGACTAAATTGCACTTAATGTTGGATGTTGTTCTATCACCCACATGATCTTAAGCTATGCATTAAGAATTTTAAATTATATTTAAGTGTGAATGTATTTTATCTTATTTGATTTATGAAATTCACAGCTGGTCTTCGATTATTTGTAAATGTTTAGGGTTCGCTCTAAATGTAAATTGGAACAAACCTCTTTAATCTAGTCATTATTGAATCGGCAACTTGAGATCTTAAGATTTTTGAATCAATTAGTTTCGAAAGGGAACCAAAAATACTATTTTGCATCATGTATAGGGTAAAGCAACATCCGAGTCACTTCGATTGCGCTAAGAAGTGATCACCTAGAAAACATATTGTTCAATTTTTACTTGAAATTTCATCAAGCTCGAACATTGACATGTGTTTTTCCTGAAATTTTGTCGATATCAAGAATACTACTTGGTTTTTTCATCAAAGAGCAGTTGCGCTTTAGAATTTGTGCCACTTGTTAGTAATTGTTCATTGACAGTTTGTGTACAACCACCTCTCTCTCTCNNNNNNNNNNNNNNNNNNNNNNNNNNNNNNNNNNNNNNNNNNNNNNNNNNNNNNNNNNNNNNNNNNNNNNNNNNNNNNNNNNNNNNNNNNNNNNNNNNNNNNNNNNNNNNNNNNNNNNNNNNNNNNNNNNNNNNNNNNNNNNNNNNNNNNNNNNNNNNNNNNNNNNNNNNNNNNNNNNNNNNNNNNNNNNNNNNNNNNNNNNNNNNNNNNNNNNNNNNNNNNNNNNNNNNNNNNNNNNNNNNNNNNNNNNNNNNNNNNNNNNNNNNNNNNNNNNNNNNNNNNNNNNNNNNNNNNNNNNNNNNNNNNNNNNNNNNNNNNNNNNNNNNNNNNNNNNNNNNNNNNNNNNNNNNNNNNNNNNNNNNNNNNNNNNNNNNNNNNNNNNNNNNNNNNNNNNNNNNNNNNNNNNNNNNNNNNNNNNNNNNATGAGCACGGTAAAGCTCTAATTTTGTGTGCATGCTTTGGAAAAGCACTGTACGAGAAATTTCCAGCGAAAGTTGTTAGATGAAAATGACATACTCCttctgatccatattaattgacgcaCAGTCAGTACAACTTTATAGTAATAGAAATATGAGGAAATAAGGAGATGTACAAAACTACAAATGAATACATAGCAATGGGTGAGCGAATTTCCAACAAGTTGGACGGGTGACACAATGAGGCATGCATGGTATATCCACGTGCATGATAGAATCATACTTCTCATGGATGTTTTACAACTCATCCTCTCTATACGCTGCTCCTAGCTGCTCCTATCTCCCTTCTTCTGCGCACCCGCCTGTCTTTTGCCAACGGGGGTAACAACATTGGTCACTCTGCCTGACTAGATGCCACCTGATGTTGACTTGTAGAGAGCATTTGCATCGCCGGCTCTACGAATAACTTCCCCGTCCATTCCAGGAAAATCAAATCCAACTCATGCTTGGGCGAGACAGTAACCTCAAAACGGTCTGAGAAGGCAACATCGCCGAAGATACTCGCTGGTGATATGAGCGTCGGCTGGTAATCATATAGATTTGTCGGAACACCCCCGATATGTTTTAAATGCTCTGGCATGTCGTCTTCGTTCTTCAATGAGACAGCCTCCAGCCTGCGGTGGCCGCCG encodes the following:
- the LOC123140859 gene encoding putative serpin-Z12, with product MARTHGKPIPISSFGKAVVLCLALFAAWRLCSTLFADAPPRPRFNVRDASCLPLAREVGVRAAAGTGSNFVVSPLSIHAALAMVTAGARGDTRRELLRFLGSASLNELHRAPSNELVGRLNGIAQTSFACGVWVDRRRALRLEFAATGASRYGATAESVDFVSGAEQARLRVNAFVADATKQLIRDILPPGSVDSSTAVVLANALYFKGAWSHPFDLFTAPFHVPGGTTVGVPSMTTGRSQYIALYPGFRALKLPYKNDVLRQADAFYMLILLPDSGTLSLADIYDKAVSTPEFIRKHKPVKKVPVGRFMVPKFKFTFEFEASSDMGKLGVTRAFKVGDFSGMVSSGDGHGQVSISRVYHKAAIEVDEQGTVAVAATVIRMDGSAFEKKEPPHLVDFVADRPFLFAVVEEMTG